A segment of the Solanum lycopersicum chromosome 9, SLM_r2.1 genome:
tcgaaaGACCATAGTTATGAGTTTATTCTATTccgaggaatccaagacaaaattgattggttacgcagatgcagaatatttttctgatccgcataaagttCTATCTCAAACACgctatgtatttgcatgtggaGGCATAATAATATCCTAACGAttaatgaagcaaatgttgcaatgcagaaataaaagtcctccacgaagcaagtcgaaagtgcgtctggttgagataaatgacacgccatattcaagaaatatgtgatttttctttgaaaaagaatataccaaccacaatgtgggaagattggagacatcatcacaagaaattaagtgatgttttaatcagggggagtataatacgcgttgcactctttttcccttgaccgaagttttttcccactggattttcctggcaaggtttttaatgaggcaacaaatagtgcgtatcaaaaggtatgtgtactctttttccttcactagaattatTTCCCACAGGGGTTTTTCTTGTAAGATTTTAAGGAGACACATTATCTATGAACATCCAAAgaggagtgttataaatccattgaatgggtggatagtccataaaattggtacatgaacaaccatctATATTCACTAGgttcatgaacctttttggataagatgtatctatttattatggtaCCTAATATAATGACTTTTGAAGTGATTTCTCAACCTATAAATAggattgttcattcactattgtatgatatacgtatgagacttacatacacttgaataggaagaaaattctccttcttctatctacttttcttgtcttcttctctttatgattatattcttatgaacttgattttataacagaattagttttgttttattatctaaaataataaataattaattttaaaaatcactaCAAATAAATGGGATGCAAGGAATATATAACATGACTTTATTATAAAGCTGTTGAAGTTAGttccttcattttatttcatgcATCTTAGTTTTAATGATTCATATCTTATAAAATATGTGTATCTTATAAATCTaaacatattatataaattaataaaattaaaaattaataaagataaaataaataatcttttcaaaagtatattttttaaaaaataaaaaacaaaacacaTAAGTTGAAATAGAGTAaacaaaacatagaaatattatttttgtggaagtgtgaattaattaattagcttAGCGGTAGCAACCAGGGGCTTGCCCCTAGTTTTGgtgtttttcttgaatttgattatCTCATGATAGCAATATTCAAACGGCTAAACGATATGATATAGCAGATGAGTTAGTTTTTTATTGACGAAAAATTTTACGTTTAAgttttaagtatgaaaaaatttgaaCCGAAATATTACTCTTTTAATGGGGCTTTATGTGTGAATCTAAAATAATTAagctttaatataaatatcgaacgtcgaataaaaaaattatatatcaacCTTTATTCCATGAAATaagatatttattatatttatacttcATAGAAAGTtggaaatatataataataataataataataattttataatacaaacactcttatatatatatatagtattagATAAATAACAACAATTCCAAAGTCAAAAATTCTTGCCccacattttcatttttaatatattaaacaagcATTTGAACACATTCAAAAATTTTCCCTCTTCTTTTAGCACACAATGAATATTAGATTACGATAGTTCATAATGACTAATGACGAATATAACATACAAAAAATCAAGATTAAGTCAATAAtagtaaataattaattcaagtgATTAAGTATAATATTGTCACAAAACTAGTTTATAACAAAGTATCATGTAAGATCATTCTTAATATGCTAAAAGAGGTTAACATCCTTAAGTACTCCATGACCTTTCATCCTGAAAAAAGAGGGATTCAtaattttttccctttaattaTCATCTTCGACATTCATTTAAATCTACTCGATTACTTTCGatttataagaataaaaatccttttaacatttttaaattaaatttgattttactcgccatttaaattataaaataatagtaattcaCATAAATGTTAACATTGTAAGTTGAAAATACACAgactatatgatttttttttttaaaaaacaatcgtaatacacatattaaaataaaaattaatttacttaaataattGGTTCTATTTGAATCGATTTTCATTCAAATTGTGAGCAACCtaattttaaatcttaaaaaataatttggagaattagtaattaatcattaaaagaAGTAATTTACTTCTTTAATGTTTTTTGCCATTAATTCAAGTATTCAACTATACTTCAATTTTGTTTTCaacattattaatcaaaatattatcCCAAGGCTGTTCATATTAGGTAGagcaataaatattttttttgactattGTTTATTTTAGGAAAAGAGGCAACAaatggagggaaaatgaaaaataaaataaaataatcgatTCTCCCTCCCAAATTACAATTAGTCCTTCTAGCTTCTTACCTCGAAAacgtaaaaaaaagaaaaaaaatggtcTCAAAACTTTGTACTAAAATACAAGAAAACCCACTTTTCTCCTCTCAAACAGTCTCTGCCAATTTCTACTAAAACCCACAAATTTCTTTCTCTCACTAAAACCCCAAATCTAACGCTTTTTAATTGAAGCTCAAAATCTTCTATGATGTCTCTGCTTCACCGATTTCATGGTCCTTGAAGATTTATTGGTGAGctgaaatcttttttttttttgaattaattggGTGTACTGTTTTAGGGGTTTttgtggttatttatttgatgGGGTTTGTGTAAAAATCTAGTCTTTTTTGGTTGATAGAGAAAAGAGGATCAAGAATGGATGAGGGGTTGATAAGTGGTAGTGTAGAGAAACATGGGTTGGATTTGAATAGGGATCCGTCTGAGCTGATGGAGACTGATTTGACTGTGATTGACTTGAATTCTAGGCAAGATCTTGATTTGAATGAGTCTGTTAAGGAGGTATGTGAGAATGAAGATGGAATTGAAGGTGTCATTGTTGATGTTGAAGAGGGTGATAAGGTTGAGGTAGGTGTTGGTAAAGTTGGGGAGGTGGTTGAGGAGGAGAATGTAGTGGAAGTTGTTGTTAAGAGGAGACGAGGGAGACCGAAGAGGGTGGTGGGTTCAGCTCATTTGGAGCTTGAGAAGAAGGGTTTGGGTTTGATGTCAAGTGGGTTGAGTCCTTCTGAGGAAAAAAAGTGTGATAAGGGAACTGCTGTTGGAAATGGCAAAGAGGGTCAAATTGAGGACAATGTAGCTGGTGAGCCACACAGCAAGGGTGATGCCACAAAGGGCAAAGGGCGGAGAGGGAGGAAAAAGAAGGTGTTGGTTGCTTCTTCACCGGGAGGACAAACTAAGGAAGGACGTGATGATTTGGTAGGTTTTGAAGGTGGCAAAACAATGAAGGTGGAGGATGGCATTGATGCCAGTACCCAAGTGCATGTTGATGAAAGCAATGTTAAGGGTCAGGATACGCCTGGCAGGAGAGGCAGTGGAAGGAAAAGACTTAAAGTGGATTATACTGAATTGCACGAAGATGAATTCACTGACGATGAAGAAATTGATGCCAGAACTGATCAGTGTGAGGTTAAGCCTGTAAGGAGAGGCAGAGGGAGGAAAAGAATGAAAGTGGAGGGTATTGAGTGtcttgatgatgatgatcaagTGAAAAGACAGAAGGTAAACCCTATGGGTCAGTTTAAACGGGTCTTGAGATCCCAGACACTGGCAGTGACTGATGGCGAGAAGGATGTTTTTGAAGTGAAGGATGCTGGTGTGTCCAGTCCAAAAATAGATAATAAGATTGATCCttctgaaaaaataattaagactaGGGCAAACGATAATGCAACCCCGAAAAAGAGGGGAAGGCCAAAGCTAAAGGGCCGTCGTGGACGACCTACGAAGATGCAAGGGAGAAATGAAATTTCCAGTCTGACAAGTAGCCAAACGAATAAATCGAGGGGCCCCAAGAGGGGCATGAATTATGAAAAAGCAGATGGTTCTGTTAGGAGCTCAAAACATCTAAATGTTAGTCAGACAAGTGGTGTGGAAGGGGTGGTTAACACCAGAAAGGAGAAAGACACTGATCAAGCAAATGATGAAGCTAATTATGAGGGTCCTAAAGATGGTCATAATAGAAGGCTCAGCAGTAATCCATATTGTGCGAAGAAAAGTAAATTGAAAAGAAGCAAGCCTGAGGTGATGGAATCGGGTCTTAGGGAACAAAAGCAGGTAATTAGAAATCAGATAATTGATATGCTTGTGAAGGCAGGTTGGAATATTGAGTACAGGCCCAGGCTAACGAGAGAGTATAGTGATGCAATTTTTTATGATCCGGAAGGAAGGCAACATTGGTCAGTCACTTTGGCATACAAGAAGCTCAAACAGAAAGTTGAAGCTGGGGATGCTGACGATAAGACTAATTCTGCGTTTACTCCTATTCCGGAGGAGGTATTTAGCACATTGTTCAGAGTTAGGAAAGACAAAGAGATCaagggaaaaaagaagaaaaaagatgcTGGAAGTAAAATGAGCAAGAAAATGACCAACAAGAAGTTATCCAAGAAGCTATCTGCCAAAAACAACTCAGATAATAAAGGAAGTGTTGGTTCCAAAACAGGATACAACTCAAATGTGGCAGTACGGAGAAAAAAGTTGGGACCAAATACAGAAGATGGAAAACGCAGAAAGCCCTGTGCTCTATTGGCTCGTAGCTCTCAGGGAGGGGTTGATTCAGATGGTGATGAGTTTATACTGTATGATGGGAAGCGCACTCTTTTAGCGTGGATGATTGATTTAGGAGTTATTCAGTGTGATGCTCAGGTGCACTACGTTTATGGTGGAAGAAAAAAAGTGAGGCATGAAGGAAAGATCAAGGGAGATGGAATTTGTTGTGGCTGTTGTGGTGAGACACTGAAGCTTGCTGATTTTGAATCTCATGCTGGAAGTAAGCTGGGCAGGCCACTTCAGAATGTGATTCTGCAGTCAGGACAGTCTCTTCTGCAATGTCTAGTAGACTCATGGAATAAGCAGAAAGAAATTGATCCTATTGCATTTCATTCCGTGGATATTGTTGGTGATGACCCCAATGATGATACATGCAACATTTGTGGAGATGGGGGTGACTTGATATGTTGTGATAGTTGCCCCTCAACTTTCCACCAGAGCTGCTTAGATATTCAAGTAAGACTCTTCTTCTATCCTTTCGTTCcgtgttttctttcttttgtattgtCTTAGTTTTACTTCAATCTATGCTCAAAGAATATGATAATATTCTCTAGTCACTTCTGTTAATCCTGAAAAGAGTACAATGCTCTTTTTCTTCAATATATTACTTTTGGATAATATATGTTAGGAAGACTATCTTAATTGATTTCCTTGTAAAGATTTTGTATAGATTAGTGCCATACCTCTTCCAGGTTTGATTTAGGTTCAAAAGGAAACAGAGAGTTAGCAATGGAGCAAAGTGGAAAATCCACTGCTTGGCCCTTGGATAGTGTAGAAAGGCTTACCATATAAAGAAAGATCAAAACAGAAGTGTAAACAGTAGAAAGAATTAGGTATGTTCATGGGAATATATTGCATATTCTTTTGTTTGTTCAAGAAGATAGTACTTCCAGTATTGAAAATGTGGCTTGAGTTTTTGTTCAGCTGCTACAATCTGGgtttcatattatttatcaaaaggAAAAAGTATTGCCTCAGTTCCAGCTGTACTCTTATAAGTCATGGATGTTGGTTGTAAGAATGAGAAAAGGAGGTTCTTGGACCACCTATTAGATGGCTGGCTAAAGGAATAGTTGGTCATTTCAAATTGTAATCCCTGGTACTCTCCTAACTTAGAGTATGTCTGGATGAGCTTATGACTATAAGCCAAAAGCCATAAGTTGggaatatttttgtattttggcttaaaaacactttttttgttttactcaCACTGCAAAAATGCTTTAAAACTACTTTAGCTTAAAAGCACCTAAAATAAGCCAGTCCAGATGGGCTCTTTTAGAGAATAGTAACTGTGTATTTTATCCAAACAGTACTTAGGTAGTACTTAAACCATATATACAGTTGGAACTTTAGAATGTTCATATTTCTATCTATAATCAATCAAGGACATCAATGATAGAAATAGTGTCATTAGAGTAGAACAGATTATACCCAAAACAAAGCAGTAAGATAAAATCTAGCTTAATCTTTTGCCTATCATTTTCTGTGCCCTCAAAGCACTTGGAATTTCTCTCCTTCCTCACTGTCCACCAGATACATGCAGGGATAAGTCTCCATCTAAATCCAAACTAGCCTTTACTCATAAAATTGTTGAGCATAAGCATGTCTTATTGTTTTTGAATGTGTTGCAGAAGTTACCTTCTGGAGATTGGAGATGTGTTTATTGTTCATGCAAATTCTGTGGGACAGTTGTCAGAAACTCCTCAGAAAATGATGTGCAGGATGGCATGGCAGTATCTGAGTTGTTAAAATGCCATTTGTGTGAGGGAAAATGTAATTTCAAATCCTcttttgttagttattttttttctctaaatttgtAACATGAATTCGATGAACTAGACAAATTTATCTGCTTTGGCTTTTGCAGTCCATTTGCCTTGTGTCCCCGGTGACAGTGCTCTCGGTTTTGATACTAAAGATCTATCGTTTTGCGGAAAGGGATGCCAGAAGGTATTGTACTTGTCCAATTAAATAGATTGCAGTTTTTGCAACTTCTACTTCACATTGTTCCAGCCTTGAAGAAGTTATTTAAGTTCATTTGTCTGTCACATGCACTTAaatgaaattgttgaaaaagaagagagaagttCCAAATCGCTCTCCAATCCTCTGATGTATTCCTGCATGTATATTATCTAGAACTTTCTTCCTCAGACTgagattaaattatatttatgcaatttgtatatacatatacatatgagTTTCTATGCACTATGCAGTGAAATAATCTCACCTGTTCTTCAACAGATTTTTGAAGGCCTGCAGGTGCTTCTTGGTGTAAAGCATGACTTGGATGAAGGATTTTGTTGGAGACTTCTTCAACATCGTGATTTTGGCAGGGATACAAATTTGACTGACGATCTAGTAGACATAGAATGCAATTGCAAGTTAGCTGTTGCTTTCTCCATCATGAATGAGTGTTTTGTGCCCATTGTTGACCAGCGAAGTAAAATCAATGTAATTCAGAGTGTTGTTTATAGCTGCGGGTGAGCATCTCTGAAGATTGTGATGATATGTTCTCATGAATTTATATTAAGTGATGACATAACTAATTTGTTGCTATTATGACTTTTTCTGTTCCTGTCTACTCA
Coding sequences within it:
- the LOC101262957 gene encoding uncharacterized protein, with product MDEGLISGSVEKHGLDLNRDPSELMETDLTVIDLNSRQDLDLNESVKEVCENEDGIEGVIVDVEEGDKVEVGVGKVGEVVEEENVVEVVVKRRRGRPKRVVGSAHLELEKKGLGLMSSGLSPSEEKKCDKGTAVGNGKEGQIEDNVAGEPHSKGDATKGKGRRGRKKKVLVASSPGGQTKEGRDDLVGFEGGKTMKVEDGIDASTQVHVDESNVKGQDTPGRRGSGRKRLKVDYTELHEDEFTDDEEIDARTDQCEVKPVRRGRGRKRMKVEGIECLDDDDQVKRQKVNPMGQFKRVLRSQTLAVTDGEKDVFEVKDAGVSSPKIDNKIDPSEKIIKTRANDNATPKKRGRPKLKGRRGRPTKMQGRNEISSLTSSQTNKSRGPKRGMNYEKADGSVRSSKHLNVSQTSGVEGVVNTRKEKDTDQANDEANYEGPKDGHNRRLSSNPYCAKKSKLKRSKPEVMESGLREQKQVIRNQIIDMLVKAGWNIEYRPRLTREYSDAIFYDPEGRQHWSVTLAYKKLKQKVEAGDADDKTNSAFTPIPEEVFSTLFRVRKDKEIKGKKKKKDAGSKMSKKMTNKKLSKKLSAKNNSDNKGSVGSKTGYNSNVAVRRKKLGPNTEDGKRRKPCALLARSSQGGVDSDGDEFILYDGKRTLLAWMIDLGVIQCDAQVHYVYGGRKKVRHEGKIKGDGICCGCCGETLKLADFESHAGSKLGRPLQNVILQSGQSLLQCLVDSWNKQKEIDPIAFHSVDIVGDDPNDDTCNICGDGGDLICCDSCPSTFHQSCLDIQKLPSGDWRCVYCSCKFCGTVVRNSSENDVQDGMAVSELLKCHLCEGKFHLPCVPGDSALGFDTKDLSFCGKGCQKIFEGLQVLLGVKHDLDEGFCWRLLQHRDFGRDTNLTDDLVDIECNCKLAVAFSIMNECFVPIVDQRSKINVIQSVVYSCGSNFRRLNYKGFYTIVLEKGDELICAASIRIHGNEVAEMPFIGTRYMYRRQRMCSRLLTAIETALCSLGVEKLVIPAIPELNETWTKVFGFKPLEKSKRQEMKYMSMIVFPGTDMLEKPLLKDQSSEGQVTSTGSNADAISEVKLNQDDKGATFPVESSLDIVDGVLNDMSECRNSLPSHASGPDAHQTERIANCSSAQPDYGTIPSDVTDEQHGIKMYQHCVSGMEGNTVISSPVAPISIIHEEKAIHSMDVSKEAVTCQLKGEVKRLNNDSDSVDKVCQETSSVDWQDRNECDTLEVPAGKETIASSEMTSALMCDSTGSVKATSEASHQMEKVADSLDLPVSNGYICDKTSTSDSSCLNSPLASQETSHEVMRSNMNDHKEVYVDAHVLSLDSKSLHDVAQLSAKSTEELESCS